One stretch of Mycolicibacterium fallax DNA includes these proteins:
- a CDS encoding MaoC/PaaZ C-terminal domain-containing protein → MPIDLDIAIGAELEPVEFSWTSSDIQLYHLGLGAGADPMDPRELRYLLDGTPQVLPTFGNVAQSFHLTTPPEVKFPGIDIELSRVLHASEGISAPGPIPATGTGVAVTRFTEIWDKGKAAVIWSETTVTDPAGALLWTQKRSIFARGEGGFGGDRGPSTSAETPDRAPDLELDIPTLGQQALLYRLCGDRNPLHSDPGFAAAAGFDRPILHGLCTYGMTAKALTDALLDGDAAAVGSYSARMAGVVFPGETLHLAAWQTDAGYLGTLTVPARDNAVALAGVEFSAR, encoded by the coding sequence ATGCCCATCGATCTCGACATCGCCATCGGCGCCGAGCTTGAGCCGGTCGAATTCTCTTGGACCAGCAGCGACATTCAGCTCTATCACCTCGGCCTCGGCGCCGGCGCGGACCCGATGGATCCGCGCGAGCTGCGCTACCTGCTCGACGGCACCCCGCAGGTGCTGCCCACCTTCGGCAACGTCGCGCAGAGCTTCCACCTGACCACCCCGCCGGAGGTGAAGTTCCCCGGCATCGACATCGAGCTGAGCCGGGTGCTGCACGCCAGCGAGGGCATCTCCGCGCCGGGCCCGATCCCGGCCACCGGCACCGGGGTGGCCGTCACCCGCTTCACCGAGATCTGGGACAAGGGCAAGGCCGCGGTGATCTGGTCGGAGACCACCGTCACCGATCCGGCCGGCGCCCTGCTGTGGACCCAGAAGCGGTCCATCTTCGCCCGCGGCGAGGGCGGCTTCGGCGGCGACCGCGGCCCGTCGACCTCCGCCGAAACCCCGGACCGGGCGCCGGATCTGGAGCTGGACATCCCCACCCTGGGGCAGCAGGCGCTGCTCTACCGGCTGTGCGGTGACCGCAACCCGCTGCATTCCGATCCCGGCTTCGCCGCAGCGGCCGGCTTCGACCGGCCGATCCTGCACGGGCTGTGCACCTACGGGATGACCGCCAAGGCGCTCACCGATGCGCTGCTCGACGGCGACGCCGCCGCGGTCGGCTCCTACAGCGCCCGGATGGCCGGGGTGGTGTTCCCCGGCGAGACCCTGCACCTGGCGGCCTGGCAGACCGACGCCGGCTACCTGGGCACCCTGACCGTGCCGGCCCGGGACAACGCGGTGGCACTGGCCGGGGTGGAGTTCAGCGCCCGCTGA
- the kstD gene encoding 3-oxosteroid 1-dehydrogenase, which yields MTMQEYDVVVVGSGGAGMVAALTAARQGLSTVMVEKAAHYGGSTARSGGGVWIPNNEVLARAKVTDTPEQAAKYLHGLVGDVVPAEKIDTYLQRSPEMLSFVLANSPLKLCWVPNYSDYYPEAPGGRAGGRSVEPKPFNAKKLGADLAGLEPPYGKVPMNMVVLQQDYVRLNQLKRHPRGVLRSLKVGARTVWANATGKHLVGMGRALIAPLRMALRDSGVPVRLNTALTDLYTEDGAVRGVYVRDTNAAEGAEPELIRARRAVILCSGGFEHNAEMRRKYQRAPITTEWTVGATANTGEGIVAAEKLGAALELMEDSWWGPTVPLEGAPWFALSERNSPGSIIVDMSGRRFMNESMPYVEAVHHMYGGQYGQGDGPGEHIPAWLIFDQQYRDRYIFAGLQPGQRIPRKWMESGVIVTAGTLDELADKTGLPAGALHATVERFNGFAQTGVDEDFHRGESAYDRYYGDPTNKPNPNLGQIGKPPYYAAKMVPGDLGTKGGVRTDVHGRALRDDDSVIEGLYAAGNVSSPVMGHTYPGPGGTIGPAMTFGYLAALHAAGKA from the coding sequence ATGACGATGCAGGAGTACGACGTCGTGGTGGTCGGCAGCGGTGGCGCCGGCATGGTCGCCGCCCTCACGGCCGCCCGCCAGGGTCTTTCCACAGTAATGGTTGAGAAGGCCGCGCACTACGGCGGTTCCACCGCCCGGTCCGGCGGCGGGGTGTGGATCCCGAACAACGAGGTGCTGGCCCGCGCCAAGGTCACCGACACCCCCGAGCAGGCGGCCAAGTACCTGCACGGCCTGGTCGGCGACGTGGTGCCCGCCGAGAAGATCGACACCTACCTGCAGCGCAGCCCGGAGATGCTGTCCTTCGTGCTGGCCAACTCGCCGCTGAAGCTGTGCTGGGTGCCGAACTACTCCGACTACTACCCGGAGGCCCCCGGCGGCCGGGCCGGCGGCCGGTCGGTGGAACCCAAGCCGTTCAACGCCAAGAAGCTCGGCGCGGATCTGGCCGGGCTGGAGCCGCCGTACGGCAAGGTGCCGATGAACATGGTGGTGCTGCAGCAGGACTACGTGCGACTCAACCAGCTCAAGCGCCACCCGCGCGGCGTGCTGCGCAGCCTGAAGGTCGGCGCCCGCACGGTGTGGGCGAACGCGACCGGTAAGCACCTGGTCGGGATGGGCCGCGCGCTGATCGCCCCGCTGCGTATGGCGCTGCGCGATTCCGGTGTGCCGGTCCGGTTGAACACCGCGCTGACCGACCTCTACACCGAGGACGGCGCGGTGCGCGGGGTGTACGTGCGCGACACCAACGCCGCCGAGGGCGCCGAGCCGGAGCTGATCCGGGCCCGCCGCGCGGTGATCCTGTGCAGCGGCGGGTTCGAGCACAACGCGGAGATGCGGCGCAAGTACCAGCGCGCCCCGATCACCACCGAGTGGACCGTCGGCGCGACCGCCAACACCGGTGAGGGCATCGTCGCCGCCGAGAAGCTCGGCGCCGCACTGGAACTCATGGAGGACTCCTGGTGGGGCCCGACGGTGCCGCTGGAGGGCGCGCCGTGGTTCGCGCTGTCCGAACGCAACTCGCCCGGCTCGATCATCGTCGACATGTCCGGCCGCCGGTTCATGAACGAGTCGATGCCCTATGTGGAGGCGGTGCACCACATGTATGGCGGCCAGTACGGCCAGGGCGACGGCCCGGGCGAGCACATCCCGGCCTGGCTGATCTTCGACCAGCAGTACCGCGACCGGTACATCTTCGCCGGACTGCAGCCGGGACAGCGGATCCCGCGCAAGTGGATGGAGTCCGGGGTGATCGTCACCGCCGGCACCCTCGACGAGCTGGCCGACAAGACCGGGCTGCCGGCCGGCGCGCTGCACGCCACCGTGGAGCGGTTCAACGGCTTCGCCCAGACCGGCGTCGACGAGGACTTCCACCGCGGCGAGAGCGCCTACGACCGCTACTACGGCGACCCGACCAACAAGCCGAACCCGAACCTGGGCCAGATCGGCAAGCCGCCGTACTACGCGGCCAAGATGGTGCCCGGCGACCTGGGCACCAAGGGTGGGGTGCGCACCGATGTGCACGGCCGCGCGCTGCGCGACGACGATTCGGTGATCGAGGGCCTCTACGCGGCGGGTAACGTCAGCTCGCCGGTGATGGGCCACACCTATCCCGGCCCCGGCGGCACCATCGGACCCGCCATGACCTTCGGATACCTGGCGGCCCTGCACGCCGCCGGAAAGGCCTGA
- a CDS encoding 2-keto-4-pentenoate hydratase has translation MLDAQTRAALAAQLAEAERSRTPIAPLTDAHPDIDVVDAYEIQLINIRERVAGGAKVIGHKVGLSSAAMQQMMGVDEPDYGHLLDDMAVFQDVPVPAGRFLYPRVEVEVGFILADDLPGANCTEDDVLAATAAFVPSIELIDTRITNWQIKLCDTIADNASSAGWVLGEQRVSPKDIDIRAIDAVLRRNGEVIAEGRSDAVLGNPVTAVAWLARKVESFGVRLRAGDVVLPGSCTRAIDARPGDEFVADFTGLGSVRLSFE, from the coding sequence ATGCTCGATGCCCAGACCCGTGCGGCGCTCGCCGCCCAGCTGGCCGAGGCCGAGCGCAGCCGGACGCCGATCGCGCCGCTGACCGACGCTCATCCCGACATCGACGTGGTCGACGCCTACGAGATCCAGCTGATCAACATCCGCGAGCGGGTGGCCGGCGGCGCGAAGGTGATCGGCCACAAGGTCGGCCTGTCCAGCGCCGCGATGCAGCAGATGATGGGCGTCGACGAGCCGGACTACGGTCACCTGCTCGACGACATGGCGGTGTTCCAGGACGTCCCGGTGCCGGCCGGCCGGTTCCTGTACCCGCGGGTGGAGGTCGAGGTGGGCTTCATCCTGGCCGACGACCTGCCCGGCGCGAACTGCACCGAGGACGACGTGCTGGCCGCCACCGCCGCGTTCGTGCCGTCGATCGAGCTGATCGACACCCGGATCACCAACTGGCAGATCAAGCTGTGCGACACCATCGCCGACAACGCCTCCTCGGCCGGCTGGGTGCTCGGCGAGCAGCGGGTGTCGCCCAAGGACATCGACATCCGGGCGATCGACGCGGTGCTGCGCCGCAACGGCGAGGTGATCGCCGAGGGCCGCAGCGACGCGGTGCTGGGCAACCCGGTCACCGCGGTGGCCTGGCTGGCCCGCAAGGTCGAGAGCTTCGGCGTGCGGCTGCGCGCCGGTGATGTGGTGCTGCCCGGATCGTGTACGCGCGCCATCGACGCGCGCCCCGGCGACGAGTTCGTCGCCGATTTCACCGGGCTGGGTTCGGTCCGGCTGTCGTTCGAATAG
- a CDS encoding acetaldehyde dehydrogenase (acetylating): MAEKKSVAIVGSGNISTDLLYKLLRSDWLEPRWMVGIDPDSEGLARARTLGLETSHKGAEWLLELDEKPDILFEATSAYVHRDAAPRYEEAGIRAIDLTPAAVGPAVIPPANLREHLDAPNVNMITCGGQATIPIVYAVSRAVAAGGGEVPYAEIVASVSSASAGPGTRANIDEFTKTTSAGVRTIGGARRGKAIIILNPADPPMIMRDTIFCAIPEDADRDAIVTSIKDVVAEVQSYVPGYRLLNEPQFDEPSVVNGGNHVVTTFIEVEGAGDYLPPYAGNLDIMTAAATKVGEAMSQRMQGVTA, encoded by the coding sequence ATGGCTGAGAAGAAGTCGGTCGCCATCGTCGGGTCGGGCAATATCAGCACCGACCTGCTGTACAAGCTGCTGCGCTCGGACTGGCTGGAGCCGCGCTGGATGGTCGGCATCGACCCGGATTCCGAAGGTCTGGCCCGGGCCCGCACGCTGGGCCTGGAGACCAGTCACAAGGGCGCCGAATGGCTGCTCGAGCTCGACGAGAAGCCGGACATCCTGTTCGAGGCGACCAGCGCCTACGTGCACCGCGATGCCGCCCCGCGCTACGAGGAGGCCGGCATCCGGGCGATCGACCTGACCCCGGCCGCCGTCGGCCCGGCGGTGATCCCGCCGGCCAACCTGCGCGAGCACCTCGATGCGCCGAACGTCAACATGATCACCTGCGGCGGGCAGGCGACCATCCCGATCGTCTACGCGGTCAGCCGGGCGGTGGCCGCCGGTGGCGGCGAGGTGCCCTACGCCGAGATCGTGGCGTCGGTGTCCTCGGCGTCGGCCGGTCCGGGCACCCGGGCCAACATCGATGAGTTCACCAAGACCACCAGCGCCGGGGTGCGGACCATCGGCGGGGCGCGTCGCGGCAAGGCGATCATCATCCTGAACCCGGCCGATCCGCCGATGATCATGCGCGACACCATCTTCTGCGCGATCCCCGAGGACGCCGACCGGGACGCCATCGTGACGTCGATCAAGGACGTCGTCGCCGAGGTGCAGAGCTATGTGCCGGGCTACCGGCTGCTCAACGAGCCGCAGTTCGACGAGCCGTCGGTGGTCAACGGCGGCAATCACGTCGTCACCACGTTCATCGAGGTCGAGGGCGCCGGCGACTATCTGCCGCCGTACGCGGGCAACCTCGACATCATGACGGCCGCCGCCACCAAGGTCGGCGAGGCAATGTCGCAGCGGATGCAGGGAGTCACAGCATGA
- the dmpG gene encoding 4-hydroxy-2-oxovalerate aldolase → MTEIFMSDVWDVRITDTSLRDGSHHKRHQFTADEVVSIVGALDAAGVPVIEVTHGDGLGGSSFNYGFSKTPEQELIRLAAETARDAKIAFLMLPGLGTKEDIKEAQGNGGAICRIATHCTEADVSEQHFGLARDLGLETVGFLMMSHTISPEKLAQQARIMADAGCQCVYVVDSAGALVLDGVSDRVAALVAELGDDAQVGFHGHENLGLGVANSVEAVRAGAKQIDGSCRRFGAGAGNAPVEALIGVFDKIGVKTGIDFFDIADAAEEVVAPAMPAECLLDRNALIMGYSGVYSSFLKHAIRQSERYGVPAHLLLHRAGQRKLIGGQEDQLIDIALEIQREQAEGRVVAPNR, encoded by the coding sequence ATGACCGAGATCTTCATGAGCGACGTCTGGGACGTCCGGATCACCGACACGTCGCTGCGCGACGGTTCGCACCACAAGCGCCACCAGTTCACCGCCGACGAGGTGGTGTCCATTGTCGGGGCGCTGGACGCCGCCGGGGTGCCGGTCATCGAGGTCACCCACGGGGACGGGCTGGGCGGCTCCAGCTTCAACTACGGGTTCTCCAAGACCCCCGAGCAGGAGCTGATCAGGCTCGCCGCCGAGACCGCCCGCGATGCCAAGATCGCCTTCCTGATGCTGCCCGGACTGGGCACCAAGGAGGACATCAAGGAGGCCCAGGGCAACGGCGGCGCGATCTGCCGGATCGCCACCCACTGCACCGAGGCCGACGTCTCCGAGCAGCACTTCGGGCTGGCCCGCGACCTGGGCCTGGAGACCGTCGGGTTCCTGATGATGAGCCACACCATCAGCCCGGAGAAGCTGGCCCAGCAGGCCCGGATCATGGCCGACGCCGGCTGCCAGTGCGTGTACGTGGTGGACTCGGCCGGCGCGCTGGTGCTCGACGGGGTGTCCGACCGGGTCGCGGCGCTGGTCGCCGAGCTCGGCGACGACGCCCAGGTCGGTTTCCACGGGCACGAGAACCTGGGGCTGGGGGTGGCCAACTCGGTGGAGGCGGTCCGCGCCGGCGCCAAGCAGATCGACGGCAGCTGCCGGCGGTTCGGCGCCGGGGCCGGCAACGCCCCGGTGGAGGCGCTGATCGGGGTGTTCGACAAGATCGGCGTCAAGACCGGCATCGACTTCTTCGACATCGCCGACGCCGCCGAAGAGGTGGTCGCCCCGGCCATGCCGGCCGAGTGCCTGCTGGACCGCAACGCGCTGATCATGGGCTACTCCGGGGTGTACTCCAGCTTCCTCAAGCACGCCATCCGGCAGTCCGAGCGGTACGGGGTGCCCGCGCACCTGCTGCTGCACCGGGCCGGGCAGCGCAAGCTGATCGGCGGGCAGGAGGATCAGCTCATCGACATCGCCCTGGAAATCCAGCGCGAACAGGCCGAGGGCCGGGTGGTGGCGCCTAACCGGTAA
- a CDS encoding alpha/beta fold hydrolase gives MLTFTHQDTLREVSTPAGVLRYHEAGDGPPLLLLHGSGPGVTGWRNYRGNLGFFAEHFRCLVLEFPGFGVSDDFGGHPLLDAQRAVAEFTDTLGLDRVDIIGNSMGGGVGISFAINNPERVGKLVTIGGIGTNIFSPGPSEGIRLLQEFTENPTRERLIEWLHAMVYDPALVTEELIEERWALASDPAALESARRMYGKAAFAAMMAMMRRADVPMPWAVMHKLTVPTLLTWGRDDRVSPLDMALIPMRTIPDAEFHVFPNCGHWVMIEAKAAFQRTVLPFLTG, from the coding sequence ATGCTCACCTTCACCCATCAGGACACCCTGCGAGAGGTCAGCACACCCGCGGGTGTGCTCCGCTACCACGAGGCCGGCGACGGACCGCCGCTGCTGTTGCTGCACGGATCCGGGCCCGGGGTGACCGGCTGGCGCAATTACCGCGGCAACCTGGGGTTTTTCGCCGAGCACTTCCGCTGCCTGGTGCTGGAGTTCCCCGGTTTCGGGGTCAGCGACGACTTCGGTGGGCATCCGCTGCTCGATGCCCAGCGCGCGGTGGCGGAGTTCACCGACACGCTCGGCCTGGACCGGGTGGACATCATCGGCAATTCGATGGGCGGCGGCGTCGGGATCAGCTTCGCGATCAACAACCCCGAGCGGGTCGGCAAGCTGGTCACCATCGGCGGGATCGGGACCAACATCTTCAGCCCCGGGCCCAGCGAGGGCATCCGGCTGCTGCAGGAGTTCACCGAAAACCCGACCCGCGAGCGGCTCATCGAGTGGCTGCACGCCATGGTCTACGACCCGGCCCTGGTCACCGAGGAGCTGATCGAGGAACGCTGGGCGCTGGCCAGCGACCCGGCCGCGCTGGAGTCGGCCCGCCGGATGTACGGCAAGGCCGCGTTCGCCGCGATGATGGCCATGATGCGCCGCGCCGACGTCCCGATGCCGTGGGCGGTGATGCACAAACTCACCGTGCCAACGCTGCTGACCTGGGGCCGCGATGACCGGGTCAGCCCGTTGGACATGGCGCTGATCCCGATGCGCACCATCCCCGACGCGGAGTTCCACGTCTTCCCGAACTGCGGCCACTGGGTGATGATCGAGGCCAAGGCCGCGTTCCAGCGGACCGTGCTGCCCTTCCTTACCGGTTAG
- a CDS encoding hemophore-related protein translates to MTRLAVTPARRGLFAAVAAIGVAAGTVALMPSAAAEPTDTAPTSEATPSSEATATSESTAESTSTESTSTESPVAAADDCNAAELARTSAGVNSKLADYLDKHPETNGALIEITRQPAFIAVGQLDGYFNEHPVEANDIRAIQAPLNDFKNRCNLQVSPSDALSALSGI, encoded by the coding sequence GTGACTCGTCTCGCCGTGACCCCCGCCCGTCGTGGGCTGTTCGCCGCCGTCGCCGCGATCGGCGTGGCCGCCGGTACCGTCGCGCTGATGCCGTCGGCGGCCGCCGAGCCCACCGACACCGCCCCGACGTCGGAGGCGACCCCGTCGTCGGAGGCGACCGCGACGTCGGAGTCCACCGCCGAATCGACCAGCACGGAGTCGACCAGCACGGAGTCGCCGGTGGCGGCCGCCGATGACTGCAACGCCGCCGAGCTGGCCCGCACCTCGGCCGGGGTGAACAGCAAGCTGGCCGACTACCTGGACAAGCATCCGGAGACCAACGGCGCGCTGATCGAGATCACCCGGCAGCCGGCGTTCATCGCGGTCGGCCAGCTCGACGGCTACTTCAACGAGCACCCGGTCGAGGCCAACGACATCCGGGCGATCCAGGCCCCGCTCAACGACTTCAAGAACCGCTGCAACCTGCAGGTGTCGCCCAGCGACGCGCTGAGCGCGCTGTCGGGCATCTGA
- a CDS encoding helix-turn-helix domain-containing protein, whose amino-acid sequence MTVGPVPGDVNRPAGRRGSPPTDRVIAVLEFLAAHPGDRFGLSELARRLELSKPTCLGILTALTGAGYLVRDDGDTGRDKTYRLGPALIALGHRAQEALRVSPAARAELGALAAEFGTAAAVSAVIEDRITVLDLIGPPGVDVGVTIGQSYPFAPPVGLMFVLWDPAALRGWLALAPTVPLRTDSARLDLVVAACRSAGYLVERQTPAGRRLYALLAGVSGTLPDELRALLRELVADIGERVYLPGENPGSDRHDISVISAPVFDQHRRQAMVLSLHIGHPLTDAEITARAGALVAAADRMTAQLSGGAGR is encoded by the coding sequence ATGACAGTAGGACCTGTGCCCGGGGACGTCAATCGCCCGGCCGGTCGGCGCGGCTCCCCACCCACCGACCGGGTGATCGCCGTGCTGGAGTTCCTCGCCGCCCATCCGGGCGATCGATTCGGGCTGTCCGAGCTGGCCCGCCGCCTCGAGCTGTCCAAGCCGACCTGCCTGGGCATCCTGACCGCGCTGACCGGCGCCGGCTACCTGGTCCGCGACGACGGCGACACCGGCCGGGACAAGACCTATCGGCTGGGTCCGGCGCTGATCGCGCTGGGACACCGGGCCCAGGAGGCCCTGCGGGTCAGCCCGGCCGCCCGCGCCGAGCTGGGCGCGCTGGCCGCCGAGTTCGGCACCGCCGCGGCGGTGTCCGCGGTGATCGAGGACCGGATCACCGTGCTGGATCTCATCGGGCCGCCGGGGGTCGACGTCGGCGTCACGATCGGCCAGTCCTACCCGTTCGCCCCGCCGGTCGGGCTGATGTTCGTGCTGTGGGACCCGGCGGCGCTGCGGGGCTGGCTGGCCCTGGCGCCCACCGTGCCGCTGCGCACCGATTCGGCCCGGCTCGATCTGGTCGTCGCGGCCTGCCGGTCGGCCGGCTACCTGGTGGAACGCCAGACCCCGGCGGGCCGGCGGCTCTACGCCCTGCTGGCCGGGGTGTCCGGCACGCTGCCCGACGAGCTGCGGGCGCTGCTGCGCGAACTCGTCGCCGACATCGGCGAGCGGGTCTATCTGCCCGGCGAGAACCCGGGCAGCGACCGGCACGACATCAGCGTGATCTCGGCACCGGTGTTCGACCAGCACCGCCGCCAGGCCATGGTGCTGTCGCTGCACATCGGCCACCCGCTGACCGACGCCGAGATCACCGCGCGGGCCGGGGCGCTGGTCGCCGCGGCGGACCGGATGACCGCGCAGTTGTCCGGGGGCGCCGGCCGCTGA
- a CDS encoding SDR family oxidoreductase — MSGLLEDKVVVISGVGPALGSTLARRCAGAGADLVLAARTVGRLEQVAEEVAGLGRRAVCVGTDITDGEQVDNLVARSLQAYGRVDVLINNAFRVPSMKPLAATSFEHIREAIELTVLGALRLTQGFTPALTDTDGSVVNVNSMVIRHSQAKYGAYKMAKSALLAMSQSLATELGEAGIRVNSVVPGYIWGDTLKGYFAHQAGKYNMTVEQIYDATAAASDLKRLPTEDEVASAVLFFASELSSGITGQTLDVNCGEYKA, encoded by the coding sequence ATGAGCGGACTGTTGGAGGACAAGGTCGTCGTGATCAGCGGCGTGGGGCCCGCGCTGGGCAGCACGCTGGCCCGGCGCTGCGCGGGGGCCGGCGCGGATCTGGTGCTGGCCGCCCGCACCGTGGGACGCCTGGAACAGGTGGCCGAGGAGGTCGCCGGGCTGGGCCGGCGGGCGGTCTGCGTCGGCACCGACATCACCGACGGCGAGCAGGTGGACAACCTGGTCGCCCGGTCGCTGCAGGCCTACGGCCGGGTCGACGTGCTGATCAACAATGCGTTCCGGGTGCCGTCGATGAAACCGCTGGCCGCCACCAGCTTTGAGCACATCCGGGAGGCCATCGAGCTGACCGTGCTCGGTGCGCTGCGGCTGACCCAGGGCTTCACCCCGGCGCTGACCGACACCGACGGTTCGGTGGTCAACGTCAACTCCATGGTGATCCGGCACTCCCAGGCCAAATACGGTGCCTACAAGATGGCCAAGTCCGCGCTGCTGGCGATGTCGCAGTCGCTGGCCACCGAGCTCGGCGAGGCCGGCATCCGGGTGAATTCCGTGGTGCCCGGGTACATCTGGGGCGACACCCTCAAGGGGTACTTCGCGCATCAGGCCGGCAAGTACAACATGACCGTCGAGCAGATCTACGACGCCACCGCCGCGGCGTCGGATCTCAAGCGGCTGCCCACCGAGGACGAGGTGGCCTCGGCGGTGCTGTTCTTCGCCAGCGAGCTGTCCAGCGGCATCACCGGCCAGACCCTGGATGTCAACTGCGGGGAGTACAAGGCGTGA
- a CDS encoding sulfotransferase family protein, which translates to MSRTDVGTVEDLHASATKVVGLDDFGGDDDNYLQALGVLLESYRDEAGLTELGSKMSRFFLRNALVARLMSEAAWKANPGYAAVPIERPIFVTGLPRTGTTALHRLLTADPGHQGLQLWLAEFPQPRPPRDTWAANPVFAQLDAQFAKAHNEDPEYMGLHFMSAAEVEECWQLLRQSLHSVSYETLAHLPGYAHWLASQDWTKSYARHRRNLQLIGLNDIGKRWVLKNPSHLFALEALLATYPDALVVQCHRPAETIMASMCSLSAHTTAGWSNTFVGAQIGADAMDTWSRGLSLFNTERARHDPAQFCDVDYADFVADPVGTVAGIYTHFDLPLTEDARAAMVDMHEESRRGPRAPRHSYALADYGLTAGAVRERFADL; encoded by the coding sequence GTGAGTCGCACCGATGTCGGCACCGTCGAGGACCTGCACGCCTCGGCGACCAAGGTGGTCGGCCTCGACGACTTCGGCGGCGACGACGACAACTACCTGCAGGCCCTCGGCGTGCTGCTGGAGTCCTACCGCGACGAGGCCGGACTGACCGAGCTCGGCAGCAAGATGAGCCGGTTCTTCCTGCGAAATGCGTTGGTGGCCAGGCTGATGTCGGAGGCGGCCTGGAAGGCCAACCCCGGCTACGCCGCGGTGCCGATCGAGCGGCCGATCTTCGTCACCGGCCTGCCGCGCACCGGCACCACCGCGCTGCACCGGCTGCTGACCGCCGATCCGGGGCACCAGGGGCTGCAGCTGTGGCTGGCGGAGTTCCCGCAGCCGCGCCCGCCGCGGGACACCTGGGCGGCCAATCCGGTGTTCGCCCAGCTCGACGCCCAGTTCGCCAAGGCGCACAACGAGGACCCCGAATATATGGGGCTGCACTTCATGTCGGCGGCCGAGGTGGAGGAGTGCTGGCAGCTGCTGCGGCAGTCGCTGCACTCGGTGTCCTACGAGACGCTGGCGCATCTGCCCGGCTACGCGCACTGGCTGGCCAGCCAGGACTGGACGAAATCCTATGCGCGGCACCGGCGCAACCTGCAGCTGATCGGACTCAACGACATCGGCAAGCGCTGGGTGCTGAAGAACCCCAGTCACCTGTTCGCGCTGGAGGCGCTGCTGGCCACCTACCCGGACGCGCTGGTGGTGCAGTGCCACCGGCCGGCCGAGACGATCATGGCGTCGATGTGCTCGCTGTCGGCGCACACCACCGCGGGCTGGTCGAACACCTTCGTCGGCGCGCAGATCGGCGCCGACGCGATGGACACCTGGTCGCGCGGGCTGTCGCTGTTCAACACCGAGCGGGCTCGCCACGACCCGGCGCAGTTCTGTGACGTCGACTACGCCGACTTCGTCGCCGACCCGGTCGGCACGGTGGCCGGCATCTACACCCACTTCGATCTGCCGCTGACCGAGGACGCGCGGGCGGCGATGGTGGACATGCACGAGGAGAGCCGGCGCGGTCCGCGGGCCCCGCGGCACAGCTACGCGCTGGCCGACTACGGTTTGACCGCCGGCGCGGTCCGGGAGCGCTTCGCCGATCTGTGA
- a CDS encoding peroxiredoxin has product MPVLTIGDEFPAYTMTAVVGGDLSAVNAASPDDYFTTVTSDDAPGKWRVVFFWPKDFTFICPTEIAAFGKANEDFEDRDTKVIGVSTDNEFVHFQWRAQHEDLKTLPFPMASDLKRDLVEAAGVLNADGVADRATFIIDPDNVIQFVSVTAGSVGRNVDEVLRVLDALQSDELCACNWRKGDPTINVGELLNEAV; this is encoded by the coding sequence ATGCCCGTGTTGACTATCGGTGACGAGTTCCCGGCCTACACCATGACCGCCGTCGTCGGTGGCGATCTGTCCGCCGTCAACGCCGCGTCGCCCGACGACTACTTCACCACCGTGACCAGCGATGACGCCCCCGGTAAGTGGCGCGTGGTGTTCTTCTGGCCGAAGGACTTCACCTTCATCTGCCCGACCGAGATCGCCGCGTTCGGCAAGGCCAACGAGGACTTCGAGGACCGCGACACCAAGGTGATCGGCGTCTCGACCGACAACGAGTTCGTGCACTTCCAGTGGCGTGCCCAGCACGAGGACCTCAAGACGCTGCCGTTCCCGATGGCCAGCGACCTCAAGCGGGACCTGGTCGAGGCGGCCGGCGTGCTCAACGCCGACGGGGTGGCCGACCGCGCCACCTTCATCATCGACCCGGACAACGTCATCCAGTTCGTCTCGGTGACCGCGGGCTCGGTGGGCCGCAACGTCGACGAGGTGCTGCGGGTGCTCGACGCGCTGCAGTCCGACGAGCTGTGCGCCTGCAACTGGCGCAAGGGTGACCCGACCATCAACGTCGGTGAGCTGCTCAACGAGGCGGTGTAA